From Hypomesus transpacificus isolate Combined female chromosome 3, fHypTra1, whole genome shotgun sequence:
AGTCACCATTACAGCACACAAGATCAATGACACACTTACATGAGAAGGCTGCCTTAAAGAGAAGCGATGCAAGCAGTTGTTGAATGACCCATAAGTTCCAGTTCATATCAGGGTTCTTGAGGTTGTACGTACCTCACCTGTGTCTGGTATCCCAACTCTTGTCAGAAGTAGTTTTAGTAAAATGTAGTAAAATACCAGCAATAATCCAGCTGCCGTCACTCTGAACAGACTGAGTTTCTGTTTTAAAAGCTGCTCCTTTATCCTACGTATGCTGATTACGATCATGCGTCATCACGGCATGAGTTACAGGTGAGAGGAATGTGGACCGGACGGAGTCCAGAATGTCTACCAGCAGAGATGTTATATATTCTGGATTGGAATGAACCAGGTTTCGGTCTGTCTCAACCGGTCCTCCTGAAGATTTGTTCTGTTACACAGCAGTCCTTTGGTACAACTGTTAGTTCAATTAAACAGATATAAAGTAGGCTACTCAAACTCTCTAGctctcacactgtctctttaACGCCACTCCCACACCTGTCTAGTTTCCATGGACACCAACTGTGAGTTGTTGAATGAAACCAACAGTTTCCATAGACACAGCCACTATCGCATTTCAGTAGCCGAGAGAAAATAGTCCCTGTAAACAGTGGCTGTTGCTATGCAACGGACAAACAGCATTGTAAACTTCACgtttgttagcctagctagatCTTGCACCATCTCATTCATTCTATGCTCATTTTATAAAAGCTGCCTTTAAAATAACAACGACAAGGGGacactttcaataaaataatatttaatttaaacacTAAGCCTAAACATTCTAAATCAATCATAAATGTTTCGTAGGCACTGGGTatatggtagctagctagcctatgcTGTAAACAAGTTACAGTGACTAAGAACTCGATAAACGAACATAGGCTGTTGTTAAGGTTAGCTTATGTTGATTTGGATATCTCCATTAATTGTGCATCCGTGGAAAACATTGTTTTAAGAAGCCAAGACCAGGTCATGTACTGTAATTGCGTGGCTACGAAGCTCAAATTAAATAAGTGGATGTCAAGTTAGCAACTAATGGCTAGACCTGAGCTTCCGTCCAACGTTTCAGTAGTTAGACCAGCTAGTTAGCACTCAGTGATAGCACGGGACAGTGCAATATTTTTGCTCAAAAATTAACCGAATGTTGCTAGTCTAGCTTGCTAACCAATAAATCGCTGCACACCAGTACTTGTAGACAGTCTTTTTCTTCGGCAACATATTAGTTATTTTGAGTGTGCATTAATATGGAACGCTCCCCTTTTTAAGGTAAATCATGTAAAAAGGTGTACAGTACTTTATGCTCAATAAAGCACACCCCGTGACTcactctcaaccaatcagaatgcttgatttcaATCACCcgtattataataataaataaagacATTTAATTAATTGAATGAGAAAACGTTGTGGATTCACAACAAATAGATTGTCAATCATGTATTGgattcataatttattttcatgaaTCATTTTGGGGTTTTAAATTGAATTTTCCACTTCTAAAAACCGCTGGCCTTGACTGTTATTTTAAATCGGGATATTCCAAACAGGATTTACTTTTTAAAAACAGTTCACATGCAGGCCCAAACTGAAACAGAACATCTTTTGTACAAATAATAACACTAATGACTTTTTCAAAAAGCTAAATAAAAAAATCTGTATAAGCATattataaaaatattaattctgGAAGAGGAACACTTGCAAGAGGACTGTCTATTTATGTCCTCTCATCTCAGAAGCCACTATCGTATTCTACACAGGTTTTTACACACCCAAGAAAGACAAATGTCACCACACACCTCACTAAAGATGCCAGATTACATCACATACCAGCATAGGTGTTGCAAGGAATACCCATTTAAGTTACAGATGAACATTTTTTCCTAATGGAAACCCAACATGTTGGGTCCCATGAATCATCAGCAGTGTTACCTGGTGAAAGTTCTTTTCTTCAAGATCTTCAATTCCTTTTCTTCAAGTCATGcttggttctttgaatcttctGGACTTAATCACAAGATGCTATATATGTTCTTGTCCTAACCCATAaaagggagggaagtctgggcctccctgcttaggtcgctgcccccgtgacccgatccccggacaagcgtcATATGACGAACGGACGGACGGACTAACCCATAAACGCATGGCCCTGGATCAATCATTGGGCATCAGATATGTGATCAGGGTCAATTAAAAGGAGAAAACATGTATTCATTGTGACAATTTATTCTCTTTTATTGAAATACATGAACGTGAAGAATCATGTCTTTGATTATCTTTACTATCATGctaatcactttgaaaatgatTAATTATCCAAAGTATTTGTATTGCACAGTTGAGGAGTATCTTCCTCTCTGGGCAATAAACAACATCAATCTAAAGTACAGTAGCTTCATCCGGGAGGAATGTGATTTATATATTCTCAGTAACCATAAGCAAAAACATAAAAACTAAGACCGGAATCAGAATCAACATGTGAAGGATTTAATGACATGAAGGATGATCCTCCAGTACCTTCACAGCAAAAACtaagaaacaaaacacaaatttAAAGTTATATGCAGATTTGGACCAACCCTTACACAAATGTAGCATGAATAAACGTTAATCATTTGGGGTAAATTAATAAGTGTAGAAACAAGGAAAGATAAAGATGTCATTACAATAAAACAGTAAAGGAAGATGGCACATTTCACTATGCTCAAAAATGAAACTCAAAGTATCTACACAGGAAAAAATAACTTAACTCCATACAGTTTTAGGACATGGAAGAAATCAGACTTTTAGGGCCAGTTTTGCAGACACAGATTAAGCCTAGTCCAGGACACTCcattgattttattttctttAGTCCTAGACTAGGCTTAATCTGTGTCTGCGAAACCAGCTATCAAAGATATATAGCAGGATTTAATAGTGCATGTTCTTTTCTTATAATTATATAAATATCTTAGAAGTAAAACATTTGGGTATAATACATATAGGCGCCCATAGCTCCCCCACTTGCAGTAGTTGGCCTGACATTGGCATAAAAACATGACATGCCACAAGAGGGCGACATGCGACTATATCAGTAGGCATTGGGCTGTCGACAGCAGATCAAAATATCAAAGTGAAAGCTAAAGACTTTTTAGCaaagaaaatataaatgtatagtACAAAAGGTAGAGACATTTAAAGACCCAAACTAATAACATCAAACTCAAAGTACCTTTTTCTTTCCGTCATCtgatttctcttcctcttctcatcctcttgTATACGTGGATACTCTTGTATACTCTTGTATGGTGGTTAAGTGTCTGTTTTGATGGTCCTCTCCTCTTCAACCTGCTCATAACAAGGGAGAGAGTGGCGCCTCATGCTGCTGTTCCACTGGGGGCCTCTGCAGAACCTGCAAGGGAGGAACAGAAAAAATAGATAATATTGTGTAATATTGTTATCAACTAGAGGTGTAGGTGTCTTACATAATGAGTTGCTAACTCCTTACCCTTAATGTTGTCTGACTGTGCTTGCTGTCCAGCAGCTTGCACATGCTCAGTGTCCACTCCACACTCGGCCTCACCAGCCTCGGCCTCACCAGCCTCGGCCTCACCAGCCTCGGCCTCACCAGCCTCGGCCTCGCCAGCTTTGGCCTCACCAGCCTTGGCCTCACCAGCCTTGGCCTCACTAGCCTCGGCCTGTGGTTTCTTGGCTACTGGTGGAGGCACTTTGAGCCCTCTCTTCTGAACTTCTGTTGCCTTATTGGGACCGGACACAGACGGCAGCTGTGCTACCAGTTTGTTGTTGAAGTTGGTTGTGGCTACTTGTGAGGAGGCAGGGTCCATCACCACCTTCTTTGCACTCTTGGAAAAGACAAAGCTGGCGCTGGCGGAAGGAGACTTGTGGAGGTATGCCCCCGGTGGGGAAGCTGGTGAGTGCATGCTCAAGCGAGAGGGGCAGCTGTCTTTAACTGTTCTGGCTGCTGTTCTCAAGCGGATAGCTTCTTGCAGCCTcatggagggggtggtggtcgTGGCAGGGGGGGATTTTTTGGTTGGGGAAGTAATAGTGGTTGAGGTTGGGGAAAGATTCAGTACTGGTGTGTTGGAATAGGACTGCACGGTAGATGGTGAGGTGAGGACAGCAGGTGGGGATGCatctacaggaggaggagagatcatGATTAGTGATCTGCGCATAGGCTTCTGGGGGGCTTCCTGGCTGTTGAAGGCTGGATTTGAAACACTGTTGGAGGATTGGGTGGCTGTGCCAAAGGCCGAtgtctggtcctgggtctggtcctgttcctgggtcttggtctggtcctgggtctggtcctgggtctgagtctgggtctggtcctgtgtctgggtctgggtctggtcctgggtctgtgAAGGAGGGTTTTTGACAGACCTGAGCCTGACCATCTGCAGAAGGGAAGGGGTGACCACAGGAATGGCTCCTTCAGGAGAGGACACTGGTGGGGGGCTCTCGCTTTGGGACTTTAGTTCCTGGCCCCATCTCTCTGTGCTCACCACACTGGGTTGGTTTGGGATATTAGCAGACACATTCACAGGGATTGGGGGTGCTGGGGGAATAAGGGGGGTGGCAGGGGCTGGTGGAGGTAATGGTGTGGTCTTCTGAGATGGAGGTTGGGGGGTCTCTGGTTGGGGTGGTGAGGTGTCCTCCTGAGTGGGTGGCTGGGAGTCTtttaggggaggtggagaagggatGCTCTGGGGTGGGGTAAGAGTGCTCTCAGGTGGAGGTGGGATCATTTTGGGGGGTGAGGGCACCGTAACCCTCTCAGCTGAAGAAGTGGCATCCTGGGCTGAGATCTTTGCAGGTTTTTGGGGTTGTGGTGAAGTCAGAACTacctgaggtggaggaggaatacTTTGAGATGGAGGAGTAATGctttgaggtggaggagggatttTTTTAGATCGAGGAGGAATGCTTTGGGGTGgaggagaaatactttgaggtggaggaggaatgcTTTCAGGTGGAGGGGGAATGCtttgagctggaggaggaataCTTTGAGGTGGACTGAGTTTGCTCTCGGCTGACGCTAGGGTCTCTTTGGGAGGTGGGGCTAAGGGGGCTGCATAGGGAGGTGGGGGCGGGATGCTCTGGGACTGAACCCTGGTTGTCACTGCTGAAGACTCCGGAGCAGGACCATTTACAGCTGAGACAGAAGGGCTTGGAGGATCAAGCTTTTGAACAGGTTCTTTCCCTGAATCACATTGCTTGGagagatatgggggggggggtgatcagGTGTTTTTCACCTTGTGACTCTTCAGTAGGGGGAATCTGTTCTGTCACATCCAGCCCAACCTGGCTTGGAGAAAATGGGGGTGGCGGAGGGAGGAAATCGCTCTCATCATGGCCACAGAGGGGGGGCTCGATGAATGCATCcagtaggggaggggggaggggccaagACGACTCCCCTGTGGGGGAAACAAGGGGTTCTGGGGGGGCATGGTTGAGGTGGGACGCAGGTGTGGTCTGTTTGGTGGGCGGCAGGGGGGGGAGATGTGccggggggggcgagggagacACACGTGCTACTgcctgggcacacacacacaacgtgtcACTTTCAGGTGGTGAAGCAATCTTCACCCCCTGGGCTTGGCTTGGAGTCTGTAAGGCAGTCTTAGTCTCAGCTTGCTGTGACGTTGTTAGACCTTCTTCTACTAATCTGACTGACTTTCCGTTTATTAGAAAACTTCTTTTGACATTCTCTTGTTCATCCTCCCATTCTACTTTGGCATTCCCTTTCTTCTCTGTAGACTCCATCTGATTTAGACGTTCATTTTCCTCTTCGTGAACCACTGAACTTGAATTTTCAGTAGCCTGGACTTTTAAACTTCCCTGAACCTTTCCTGACTCAAACATAACGGTTCCACTGCTTGATAGCATCAAGAATGACTGTTCCTTCTCATGACCTTCTAGAACGTTGCTCTCCACCGCATCTAAAACCCTCTTTAGCACAGCTACGGTCTGCTGTGCTGGTGGCTGTTCTACTTCTCTTCTCTCCGCTGACAAACTCTTCAGTGAAGCTTCTTTAGAGCCAGACTGTTTCTGCGCCCGTCTGTCCTTGGGGTTCTTCCTCAAGACTGAGTACGTGTCTGTGGGGGCCGGGGGCCCCAGCAGGAGCTCAAAGCTGCGCTTGTTATGTACCCACACCTcaggtggaggggctgggggggcgggcACCCTGGGTGGGGGTGGTATATTAAACAGTCCTCTGAGGGCCAGAACCAAGGGTGTTGGGGTGATGCATCCTTCTGGAGGGGCAGGGTCAGCCTGGACAGGCTTGTCAGTGGTTGCAGGTTGTGCATGGTAAGGTGTAGGAGATGCTCCAGGGAAAATATTCTGCAGTTTGGCCAGGAATCCTTTCTTGTGCTTGGGGGAGACGCTGTGGGTGTGTCTGGCCGGGAGGGTGGGCGTGCCCCCTTGGCTGGAGTAGccactggagggagagacagtggtCTTCAGGCCGTTCTCCTTGGAGGGTTGAGTGTGAAAGGAGGAGTCTGTGGATGCA
This genomic window contains:
- the si:dkey-157l19.2 gene encoding LOW QUALITY PROTEIN: uncharacterized protein KIAA1522 homolog (The sequence of the model RefSeq protein was modified relative to this genomic sequence to represent the inferred CDS: deleted 1 base in 1 codon), whose amino-acid sequence is MSARGSVGELIPQDMAEVFAQERSTRGGRRKKRRGSLGRAFSWLKGKKKKELGCNSLDTHPGGTNAARPPPTLPLGHAAVRKQEVEVRLVPPPFQENVFLEGSRPQYLEDLHSEAREGLKLLQQEESDNGVDFKDDQSISVSSTVTVQQSEYCSYSERSAVESDSTIPDSESTVSTRSSRSGLTRQASTFGPLSSGNKPGKAKARRRHRRTTVMGIPQHIQKELGLDRAAWAAQVLEEDARLHNGDGPHPAGPQEGARDEALQTISENQARGGPRDDLALLQPTGPQISALQRPKSVAIPWLTTASSLAQHPPSPVMSISPQATYLSKIIPNAVLPPSIDVVEISRGRSRNSVRTVSKSSLLLASPASSRASSRASSQASTLSSASRYNQPTFSDSSGWSRSESSETLVSDSSTISSSTARQGQYHGEVASPETSPDQVSVRSSISKAPRITTSTNGKARTRGEESKQEGNFIRSLSVMKSKRAPPPPSRSYSLHKDKMKRRSRDLAEVRVVVVGESPPHLSPGQGGEARSGSSPRSGRNTDSPGYTADTSSLEESSVSASPVKPQNKILTDDVAEAEPASTDSSFHTQPSKENGLKTTVSPSSGYSSQGGTPTLPARHTHSVSPKHKKGFLAKLQNIFPGASPTPYHAQPATTDKPVQADPAPPEGCITPTPLVLALRGLFNIPPPPRVPAPPAPPPEVWVHNKRSFELLLGPPAPTDTYSVLRKNPKDRRAQKQSGSKEASLKSLSAERREVEQPPAQQTVAVLKRVLDAVESNVLEGHEKEQSFLMLSSSGTVMFESGKVQGSLKVQATENSSSVVHEEENERLNQMESTEKKGNAKVEWEDEQENVKRSFLINGKSVRLVEEGLTTSQQAETKTALQTPSQAQGVKIASPPESDTLCVCAQAVARVSPSPPPAHLPPLPPTKQTTPASHLNHAPPEPLVSPTGESSWPLPPPLLDAFIEPPLCGHDESDFLPPPPPFSPSQVGLDVTEQIPPTEESQGEKHLITPPPISLQACDSGKEPVQKLDPPSPSVSAVNGPAPESSAVTTRVQSQSIPPPPPYAAPLAPPPKETLASAESKLSPPQSIPPPAQSIPPPPESIPPPPQSISPPPQSIPPRSKKIPPPPQSITPPSQSIPPPPQVVLTSPQPQKPAKISAQDATSSAERVTVPSPPKMIPPPPESTLTPPQSIPSPPPLKDSQPPTQEDTSPPQPETPQPPSQKTTPLPPPAPATPLIPPAPPIPVNVSANIPNQPSVVSTERWGQELKSQSESPPPVSSPEGAIPVVTPSLLQMVRLRSVKNPPSQTQDQTQTQTQDQTQTQTQDQTQDQTKTQEQDQTQDQTSAFGTATQSSNSVSNPAFNSQEAPQKPMRRSLIMISPPPVDASPPAVLTSPSTVQSYSNTPVLNLSPTSTTITSPTKKSPPATTTTPSMRLQEAIRLRTAARTVKDSCPSRLSMHSPASPPGAYLHKSPSASASFVFSKSAKKVVMDPASSQVATTNFNNKLVAQLPSVSGPNKATEVQKRGLKVPPPVAKKPQAEASEAKAGEAKAGEAKAGEAEAGEAEAGEAEAGEAEAGEAECGVDTEHVQAAGQQAQSDNIKGSAEAPSGTAA